The sequence TTCTTGAAGCTGAAATGAAGGTGAATAGTATTTGTTCAAATTGCGTTATTTTCTGATTTATCtgaatttgtttttcaaaagaatattcCTAAACCTTCAGTTCATGTCACGTTCTTGTCTAATTGTTCTAACAAACTTATGATCAACAAGAGTAATGGACGCAACTTCAGCTGGTTACATTGAACTTGGTCTGATAATGACTAGAAATTTTTTGCTTTGGGAAATTTTTTGCCAGGGCATGTGGAGCTGTTATTGTTAACAGACCATATGAATTGCAAGAATCTGATGTTAGTACTGCCGCTGGGCTATTTGAGGTTAAGAAAATTGGGGATGAGTTTTTGGCATATATTGTTGACTGCAAAGATCCAATAGCATGTACTGTGCTCTTGCTTAAGGGGTGCTGGTAAGGATCTCCTACATGAAGTTGAAAGAAATTTGCAAGTATGTCTAAGATTTGATTTCCAAATATATTGATGAAATGCGTTTTAAGcttgtcttatttattatttatattcatGTTTCTTTACAGGATGCTATGGCTGTTGCAAGAAATAATCAAGAACCCAAAACTTGTTCCTGGTGGTGGTGCTGCAGAGTTAACCGTATCGGCTGCATTGAAGCCGAAAAGTTCATCTATTGAAGGGATAGAGAAGGTAAAGCTCTAAATTGCTATAGTTTCTCTTtcttgggtaaatttttttttgaattcaaaacacTTGGAACATGGGCTGCAGTATTACATGATTCTGAAACGATGGAAATTTTGTGCTTTTGATTCAGCATATTATTGACTCAGCATCTTTCTTTTACTTTGGTTACTTGTTCCTTTCCCTATTCAATGCTATGATGGTTGTTTGTATTTTCAGGCTAAACAAACACTCAAAAATCTGAGGATTAAGACGAGTCCTGCCAATCAAGAGTTCAAGATAACTGGGTTGAGCGAGAAGACATGCAAAGATCAAatgtattttatctttttcctcCATTGTTGTTGAAACTGGCCTGTCATTCTTTTTCTGCTCATCTAGCACCTAATTACAACCTGAACTCTTCCCCTTttgtaatgtaattttttaagtaatgtCTACACTATGCTGCTTGTAGGTTTACACTGAAGCAGAGGAATGGAAAAATCAAGGCAAAAGCCGCAAGAGAGGATGAAGGTTTTGTCTGAGGTAGGTGTCTTCGCTGAAATTGTGATGGATTTTGTTCTTGCTGCCATATATTCTTCTTACATTTTGGTCCTTGCTTTCTGTTGCAGGCTTTGAAATGTAACAAACATGATTCTGAACCTTTGCTACATTCATGTGGCATTTTAATCAGTACCAGCTTCACTCAAGAGTATGGCCGTGTTTTGCCAGCTCCAAGGGTATTCTCTTTTATGTCATAATGAAGTGGGCCCCTGATTGTGTAAATAGCCTTTGATTGAAATTAATAGTCATTGTTACACtgaattaatcaaattttcCCTTATTCTCCTGTTTTCTCAACAGTTGAAAGTGGGCAATGGAGAGGATTTCTTTCCTAGGAATGGTCGATGGAATTTCAacaataaggttttttttttgttcctactAATTATGATTTTGATTCAGTGGTTcttacagtattttcaacatTTCATGTAGAAATTAGTGCAGCCAACAAAGATTGAAAGCTGGGCTGTAGTGATCTTCTCAGCGCGTAGTGATACACAAAGTCTTGTACAGGATCTACTTAAATGCGGAGATCTGAAAGGAATTGTAAGTATGTTCCTGATATGAATACTACAATGCCTTGTATGGTAACTGATAGCTATCTTTCTTGTGTTCTTGTAGCAAATAGATGCTCCATTCGATGTGTTTCAAGAGAATCCTCATAATAGATGCGCTTTGCTAATGGCTAGAGTGGAGAAGATGTTTCAGGGTATACAATCAAAACTTCCTGGTGCTCCACAGTGCATTGCTCCTACTAGGGTTAATGACCAATATCTTACCAATGTTCTTTTGAAGATCAATGCAAAGGCATGCAACTGGATGAGCTTTTTTTCTTAGCTAATGCTTAATATTGTTGATGCCTAAAGTTGAGCTCACGAGCAACTTTAGTCGTTGAAGTTTAAAATGATTGATTTTAGCTAAATTGACATGTCATCACTCCATTAGACGTGGGGGTGAATAAAAGCGATCGCTTTTCTTTGCTAATGCTTAGTATTATTCGTGCTTAAAGTTGAGCTCACAAGCAATTTTAGTCCTTGAAGTTTAAAGTGATCGCTTTTTGGTTAAACTGATATGTCATCACTCCATTAGACACATTGAGGAATAAAAATGATCACTTTGAGTTTGTTAGGGACTGAAATCGTACAATTTCAGGTTTTTAGGGTCTAAAAGTAATCACTTTAAATATCAAGGACTAAAAATGATCACAAGCTAAAGTTTAGGGATGGTCAATATATTTTGGTCTAAGCTAAATGATTGGTCAATTAACTCTACTAGTTTTTATTGACATTAATTTGAAGTTGGATAGTTCTGCTGGAGTTGAGGGGAGTACTCAAATTCAAGCTCATTTTATACTTCTTGAGATTAATAAGCTAGCGCCGGAGGCCAAATCCGGCTCACTTTCCATCTTGCCTGTCAGCTGGGGCAttgattttattgaaatttttgtcatttaaaCAATATGGAGcaattttaaaagtttgatcCTCATTGCGAAATTGGtggcatttttattttcttgcagtTGGAGTTGAAATCCCTTTAGGAACTAATTTGTCGAAGGGTTCTTTGGATCCCAATCTTTTACCATGTAAGATACGCTTTAGTTGCTTAACTCTGTTGTGTATAAAACCGTTGGGTGCATGTTTTAGCTTAGCTGTTTGTATTGCTTCACAGTGTATGAGTCATTGGCTCGCTTTTTTAATAACTTCTCTGAAAAGTCatagatttttgtaattttgatttgCTATATTTGATTATGCATGATGTGTGCAAGTTTTGTTGGACAATTTTAGAGACAAACTTATATATGTAACCTAGAATAACCCAGAAGGTAAAAGCTTTTGTTACATATAACATTTAAAGTACTCTACAGTGATataattatttggaaaaaaagaaacaacttagaaaaaattaataaattggaCAAAGAATGACAGTGAGCTATAGCTCAAAGGGCACCTCCTCATTTCCTTGTAAGAATAAGGTGGAGGGTTCAAGACTCATTGGGTGTGtgttaccaataaaaaaaaaaagattggttcatgaacatagttttaaaaaattgggttCCAACTTTATATACCGTATTGTAGTATCTGAATCAATTGAGAGTGCATTTTCCACCCCAAGATACATAGAGTTTGAaccaatattattttttcttgggcataacattttcttttttgatgatcTGGTTTCATATTTACTTGACAGCAACTGGTGGGGGATACTGCTTTTGGGGCAAGATTCCATTGGAATCACTTTATATGTCATGGGAGAGTTCTCCAAACTTTAGTTTGGGGCAGAGGGCTGAGATTATGACAACTGTAAACATGAATTCTTGTTTC comes from Castanea sativa cultivar Marrone di Chiusa Pesio chromosome 3, ASM4071231v1 and encodes:
- the LOC142626790 gene encoding protein argonaute 4-like isoform X2 → MEKSRQKPQERMKVLSEALKCNKHDSEPLLHSCGILISTSFTQEYGRVLPAPRLKVGNGEDFFPRNGRWNFNNKKLVQPTKIESWAVVIFSARSDTQSLVQDLLKCGDLKGIQIDAPFDVFQENPHNRCALLMARVEKMFQVGVEIPLGTNLSKGSLDPNLLPSTGGGYCFWGKIPLESLYMSWESSPNFSLGQRAEIMTTVNMNSCFSKFSCLNEDKCISVQLPCNPETVVKGRKCHC
- the LOC142626790 gene encoding uncharacterized protein LOC142626790 isoform X6 codes for the protein MAVFCQLQGYSLLCHNELKVGNGEDFFPRNGRWNFNNKKLVQPTKIESWAVVIFSARSDTQSLVQDLLKCGDLKGIQIDAPFDVFQENPHNRCALLMARVEKMFQVGVEIPLGTNLSKGSLDPNLLPSTGGGYCFWGKIPLESLYMSWESSPNFSLGQRAEIMTTVNMNSCFSKFSCLNEDKCISVQLPCNPETVVISALSVYLFTGDK
- the LOC142626790 gene encoding protein argonaute 4-like isoform X3; protein product: MEKSRQKPQERMKVLSEALKCNKHDSEPLLHSCGILISTSFTQEYGRVLPAPRLKVGNGEDFFPRNGRWNFNNKKLVQPTKIESWAVVIFSARSDTQSLVQDLLKCGDLKGIQIDAPFDVFQENPHNRCALLMARVEKMFQATGGGYCFWGKIPLESLYMSWESSPNFSLGQRAEIMTTVNMNSCFSKFSCLNEDKCISVQLPCNPETVVISALSVYLFTGDK
- the LOC142626790 gene encoding protein argonaute 4-like isoform X1 translates to MEKSRQKPQERMKVLSEALKCNKHDSEPLLHSCGILISTSFTQEYGRVLPAPRLKVGNGEDFFPRNGRWNFNNKKLVQPTKIESWAVVIFSARSDTQSLVQDLLKCGDLKGIQIDAPFDVFQENPHNRCALLMARVEKMFQVGVEIPLGTNLSKGSLDPNLLPSTGGGYCFWGKIPLESLYMSWESSPNFSLGQRAEIMTTVNMNSCFSKFSCLNEDKCISVQLPCNPETVVISALSVYLFTGDK
- the LOC142626790 gene encoding protein argonaute 4-like isoform X4; its protein translation is MEKSRQKPQERMKVLSEALKCNKHDSEPLLHSCGILISTSFTQEYGRVLPAPRLKVGNGEDFFPRNGRWNFNNKKLVQPTKIESWAVVIFSARSDTQSLVQDLLKCGDLKGIQIDAPFDVFQENPHNRCALLMARVEKMFQVGVEIPLGTNLSKGSLDPNLLPSTGGGYCFWGKIPLESLYMSWESSPNFSLGQRAEIMTTVNMNSCFSKLFE
- the LOC142626790 gene encoding protein argonaute 4A-like isoform X5 encodes the protein MEKSRQKPQERMKVLSEALKCNKHDSEPLLHSCGILISTSFTQEYGRVLPAPRLKVGNGEDFFPRNGRWNFNNKKLVQPTKIESWAVVIFSARSDTQSLVQDLLKCGDLKGIQIDAPFDVFQENPHNRCALLMARVEKMFQGIQSKLPGAPQCIAPTRVNDQYLTNVLLKINAKQLVGDTAFGARFHWNHFICHGRVLQTLVWGRGLRL